Proteins found in one uncultured Desulfuromonas sp. genomic segment:
- a CDS encoding diacylglycerol kinase, with protein MAKPGKTGLTRILNATGYSFAGLKAAWHNEAAFRQELALVLILTPLAFWISSGLTQTALLLTSLYLVLLMELANSALEAVVDRISDEHHPLSGRAKDIGSAMVFVSLAGAAAVWLLVLLD; from the coding sequence ATGGCTAAACCTGGAAAAACCGGCTTGACCCGCATTCTTAATGCCACCGGCTATTCATTTGCCGGCCTCAAGGCCGCCTGGCACAACGAGGCGGCCTTTCGCCAGGAACTGGCCCTGGTCCTCATATTAACCCCACTGGCATTCTGGATCTCTTCCGGCCTGACACAAACCGCTTTACTGCTGACCAGCCTGTATCTGGTCCTGCTGATGGAACTGGCGAATTCGGCTCTGGAGGCGGTTGTCGATCGCATCAGTGACGAGCACCACCCTCTATCGGGACGCGCAAAGGATATCGGCTCAGCTATGGTGTTTGTCTCTCTGGCAGGAGCTGCCGCGGTATGGCTTTTGGTGTTATTGGATTAG
- a CDS encoding carboxy terminal-processing peptidase, with product MTSSTSLFRRLLSVCLLACLLWTLPASASPLPNKEFDPQRAKLLGYIVSQHLTRYHYSHKSLDDDLSVAAFDLYLKQLDAQKRFLLTTDVKMLGAYESYIDNEIRRGEIHLPIYSAQIMAERIPVVEKMIEELLAKPFDFSRDEQLETDNKKLKFCRTDQELRERWRKTLKFQVANRYLDLKEEQEQPTPEADTSKKTSSDTPAKKLSDNELRQQAREKVAKRYQHLMTRMLKEKEDEHFDRYLNAISRAYDPHSNYLPPAQKEDFDIHMRGSLEGIGALLREEDGYIKVVSLIPGGAAEQEGQLESEDTILKVAEGDQEPVDITDTRIRDAVSLIRGPKGTEVRLHVKKADGSRRVISIVREVVQIKETFVKSTVITPPDSKEVFGYLKIPSFYRDFKNGDKNARNVTRDTRLELEKLSKSNITGLIIDLRNNGGGSLSDAVDTTGLFIKKGPVVQVKDSTGKIQVLADEDPKQYYDGPIIVLVNKFSASASEILAGALQDYHRAIIVGSKHTHGKGTVQAVLDLDDNLPFRNMEQFMPLGALKITVQKFYRVSGGSTQYRGIVPDIILPDRFDAVKSGEQYIDYSLPWDTIQSSNYEPLTIQPPLLNLQTNSSERVANDPDMQRISMQAEEARKRIENTCRQLTLAAIRAERDTFEAEKEGMPGTDEESSQDDDWQKQVNEDPYVHEGMAIIHDLLTLG from the coding sequence ATGACATCTTCGACATCACTGTTCCGCCGTCTTCTGTCCGTCTGCTTACTGGCGTGTCTCCTGTGGACACTCCCGGCGTCAGCAAGTCCCCTGCCCAACAAAGAATTTGATCCACAGCGCGCCAAACTGCTCGGCTACATTGTCAGCCAACATCTCACCCGTTATCACTATTCGCACAAGAGCCTTGACGACGATCTGTCCGTGGCCGCATTTGATCTCTACCTCAAACAACTCGACGCTCAAAAGCGCTTTTTGCTGACCACGGACGTCAAGATGCTCGGGGCCTACGAAAGCTATATCGACAACGAAATTCGCCGCGGTGAAATTCACCTGCCGATCTACAGTGCCCAGATCATGGCAGAGCGGATCCCCGTTGTTGAAAAGATGATTGAAGAGCTGCTGGCGAAACCGTTTGATTTCAGCCGAGACGAACAACTGGAAACCGACAATAAAAAACTTAAATTCTGTCGAACAGACCAGGAACTCAGAGAACGCTGGCGCAAGACCCTCAAGTTCCAGGTGGCCAATCGCTACCTCGACCTCAAAGAAGAGCAGGAACAGCCCACCCCGGAAGCCGACACCTCAAAAAAGACATCCTCGGACACGCCAGCTAAGAAGCTGAGCGATAACGAGCTGCGCCAACAGGCACGAGAAAAAGTGGCCAAACGTTATCAACACCTGATGACCCGCATGCTCAAAGAAAAGGAAGACGAGCATTTCGACCGCTACCTCAACGCCATCTCCCGCGCTTACGACCCTCACAGTAACTACCTGCCTCCGGCACAAAAGGAGGATTTTGATATCCACATGCGTGGTTCCTTAGAAGGAATCGGCGCGCTGCTGCGCGAGGAAGATGGCTATATCAAGGTCGTCAGCTTAATCCCAGGCGGCGCAGCTGAGCAGGAAGGGCAACTGGAGAGTGAGGACACCATCCTCAAAGTGGCTGAAGGCGATCAGGAACCAGTTGACATCACTGACACCCGGATCCGTGATGCCGTTTCTCTGATTCGTGGTCCCAAAGGCACAGAGGTCCGACTCCACGTTAAAAAGGCCGATGGCTCCAGGCGCGTTATCTCCATTGTCCGAGAAGTGGTTCAGATTAAGGAAACATTCGTCAAATCCACGGTCATCACCCCTCCGGACAGCAAGGAGGTGTTTGGTTACCTGAAAATCCCCAGTTTTTATCGGGACTTTAAAAATGGCGACAAAAACGCCCGCAACGTCACCCGCGACACCCGCCTGGAGCTGGAAAAACTGAGTAAGAGCAACATCACGGGCCTGATCATTGACCTGCGCAACAATGGCGGCGGCTCGCTTTCCGATGCCGTGGACACGACAGGGCTGTTTATCAAAAAAGGCCCGGTGGTTCAAGTGAAGGACAGCACCGGAAAAATTCAGGTTCTTGCCGACGAAGACCCGAAACAATATTACGATGGCCCCATCATCGTACTGGTTAACAAATTCAGCGCTTCCGCCTCGGAGATCCTTGCCGGAGCTCTGCAGGACTATCACCGCGCCATCATTGTCGGCAGCAAACACACCCACGGCAAGGGCACTGTCCAGGCCGTGCTCGACCTCGACGACAACCTGCCTTTTCGGAATATGGAGCAATTCATGCCATTGGGCGCACTGAAAATTACTGTGCAAAAATTCTATCGCGTTAGTGGCGGCTCAACCCAATACCGCGGCATTGTCCCTGACATCATCCTGCCGGATCGGTTTGACGCGGTAAAAAGCGGTGAACAATATATTGACTATTCCCTACCGTGGGATACTATACAAAGTAGTAATTACGAGCCATTGACAATACAACCACCTCTGCTGAACCTTCAAACGAACAGTTCAGAACGTGTGGCTAACGATCCAGACATGCAACGCATTTCCATGCAAGCCGAAGAAGCGCGCAAACGGATCGAGAATACGTGCCGCCAGTTGACCCTGGCTGCCATTCGCGCTGAACGCGACACTTTTGAAGCTGAAAAAGAGGGGATGCCCGGCACTGACGAGGAGTCCAGCCAAGACGATGACTGGCAGAAACAGGTCAACGAAGACCCCTATGTCCATGAGGGCATGGCGATCATTCACGATCTTTTGACTCTGGGGTAA
- a CDS encoding PilZ domain-containing protein, whose product MAQHSILISADVQALLNLDDDFSKKEGFSILVASSAKDLLKQAREHHPEIIFLIPSMEVDQRNCCRLLKEDSRVSDIPVVAIVNSTAADDLDHCHHARPDDILFTPINSHLFLTSARRILGLAHRSFSRLQTSLVVDYGTDKALKKVACAYNLSTGGIFISTETPPKVNQQIFICLALPPNKETLHCEGIVTWINHTENPAYPDIPPGFGVQFMSLNISDLFAIRNFIDSQEKKRLTTDG is encoded by the coding sequence ATGGCTCAGCACAGCATACTCATATCCGCTGACGTTCAGGCGCTTCTTAACCTGGATGACGATTTTTCCAAGAAGGAAGGCTTTTCCATTCTGGTGGCGTCTTCGGCAAAGGATCTCCTCAAACAGGCGCGCGAACATCATCCGGAGATCATTTTCCTCATTCCATCCATGGAAGTGGATCAGCGCAATTGTTGTCGTTTGCTCAAGGAAGATTCACGTGTCAGCGATATCCCGGTCGTTGCCATCGTTAACAGCACGGCTGCCGACGACCTTGACCACTGTCATCATGCGCGCCCAGACGACATTCTGTTCACGCCGATCAACAGCCACCTGTTTCTGACCTCGGCCCGCCGCATTCTCGGCTTGGCTCACCGGTCCTTTTCTCGGCTCCAGACCAGCCTTGTCGTCGACTACGGAACGGACAAAGCCCTCAAAAAGGTCGCCTGCGCCTACAATCTCAGCACCGGTGGCATTTTCATCTCAACGGAGACGCCCCCCAAGGTCAACCAACAGATTTTTATCTGCCTGGCCTTGCCCCCGAACAAAGAAACCCTGCACTGCGAAGGCATTGTCACCTGGATCAACCACACCGAAAATCCAGCCTATCCCGACATCCCCCCCGGATTCGGCGTACAGTTTATGTCGCTGAACATCTCAGACCTGTTTGCCATTCGCAACTTTATCGACAGTCAGGAAAAAAAGCGCTTGACGACCGACGGCTGA
- a CDS encoding Na(+)-translocating NADH-quinone reductase subunit A produces MIKINKGLDLPITGSPEQSISDGPTVKTVAVLGPDYVGMKPSMSVKVGDQVKLGQKLFADKKTEGVIYTAPGCGKVVAVNRGYRRALQSVVIELNGDDAEVFASYKEEELASLDRDKVVNNLVESGMWTALRTRPYSKVPAIDSTPASIFVAAMDTNPLCAKAELIIKEEEQAFANGLKVLTRLTDGSVYVCQKPNAVLPKVDGTRAEEFDGPHPAGLPGTHIHFLDPVNENKMVWTINYQDVIAFGKFFITGKLPLDRVIALGGPGVKNPRLIRTRMGANLDELLAGELNAGNQRVVSGSVLHGSTAEGPLAFLGRYHLQVSVLPEKREREFLASLTAGADRFSLKRVFLSAFTGGPSAPMNTSQYGRKGNILSIGSFEKVMPLEILPNFLLRSLAAGDTDQAQLLGCLELDEEDLALCTYACSGKNDYGVMLREALTTIEKEG; encoded by the coding sequence ATGATCAAAATTAACAAGGGCTTGGATCTGCCGATCACCGGCAGCCCCGAACAGAGCATCTCTGACGGCCCGACGGTGAAAACCGTCGCCGTACTCGGCCCAGACTATGTCGGCATGAAGCCGAGTATGAGTGTAAAGGTGGGAGACCAGGTAAAACTTGGTCAAAAGCTGTTTGCAGACAAAAAGACCGAAGGCGTCATTTACACTGCGCCGGGCTGTGGCAAGGTCGTTGCCGTCAACCGCGGCTACCGGCGCGCCCTGCAATCAGTCGTTATCGAACTCAATGGCGATGATGCGGAAGTATTCGCTTCGTACAAAGAAGAGGAACTTGCCAGCTTGGATCGCGACAAGGTTGTCAACAATCTGGTGGAATCGGGAATGTGGACGGCTCTGCGCACACGTCCCTACAGCAAGGTTCCGGCAATCGACAGCACCCCGGCTTCGATTTTTGTCGCAGCCATGGACACAAATCCTCTCTGTGCTAAAGCCGAACTGATTATCAAGGAAGAAGAGCAGGCGTTTGCTAACGGCCTGAAAGTCCTGACCCGCCTGACCGACGGCTCTGTGTATGTCTGTCAGAAACCCAACGCGGTTCTTCCCAAGGTTGACGGAACTCGTGCTGAGGAATTTGACGGTCCTCACCCTGCAGGGCTGCCCGGCACTCACATCCACTTTCTTGACCCCGTCAACGAAAATAAAATGGTCTGGACCATCAACTACCAGGACGTCATTGCCTTTGGTAAGTTTTTTATCACCGGCAAGCTGCCCCTCGACCGGGTTATCGCGCTGGGTGGTCCCGGCGTTAAAAATCCCCGCCTGATTCGCACCCGCATGGGCGCCAACCTTGACGAGCTGCTGGCAGGAGAACTGAATGCCGGCAACCAACGGGTTGTCTCCGGTTCGGTTCTACACGGCAGCACTGCAGAAGGTCCTCTGGCCTTCCTCGGTCGCTATCATCTGCAGGTTTCCGTGCTGCCTGAAAAACGTGAGCGCGAGTTCCTGGCATCTCTGACTGCCGGTGCTGACCGCTTCTCTTTGAAACGTGTCTTTTTGTCGGCCTTTACCGGCGGCCCCTCTGCACCGATGAATACCAGCCAGTATGGCCGCAAGGGCAACATCCTTTCGATTGGTTCTTTCGAAAAAGTGATGCCTTTGGAGATCCTGCCCAACTTCCTGCTGCGCAGCCTGGCTGCCGGTGATACCGACCAGGCTCAACTGCTCGGTTGCCTGGAACTGGACGAAGAAGATCTGGCACTATGCACTTACGCCTGCTCCGGCAAGAACGACTACGGCGTTATGCTGCGTGAGGCACTTACCACCATCGAGAAAGAGGGATAA